A genomic stretch from Bos javanicus breed banteng chromosome 3, ARS-OSU_banteng_1.0, whole genome shotgun sequence includes:
- the ANXA9 gene encoding annexin A9 isoform X2, with amino-acid sequence MSVTHEKMGLSLTQEILSHLGLANKTAAWGTLGTLRTFLSFSADKDVQRLLKAIAGQDPDRALPGSRASPHLGSGVDRIAILDVLTNRSREQRQLISRAFHERTQQDLLKSLQAALSGNLERIVVALLQPAAHLDARELRTALKGSGSAEDVALEILATRTPPQLQECLAVYKHNFQVDAAEDIKSETRGILRDLLLALAKGGREAYTGIIDYNLAAQDIQALKQAEGPSTERTWVLVFTQRNPEHLVRVLNQYQWYTGHELEKTVRARFHGAACVALLNLASVIRNTPLYFADKLHQALQETEPNYQALMRILISRSETDLLSIRAEFRKKFGKSLYSSLQDAVKGDCRSALLALCRAEDL; translated from the exons ATGTCTGTGACCCACGAGAAGATGGGACTCTCCTTGACTCAGGAGATCCTCAGTCACCTGGGCCTTGCCAACAAG ACTGCAGCTTGGGGCACCCTGGGCACCCTCAGGACCTTCTTGAGCTTCAGTGCGGACAAGGATGTACAGAGGCTGCTGAAGGCCATAGCAGGTCAAG ACCCTGACAGGGCTCTGCCAGGCTCACGGGCCAGCCCTCACCTTGGTTCAGGTGTTGACCGTATTGCCATTCTGGACGTGCTGACCAACCGGAGCCGAGAGCAAAGGCAGCTCATCTCTCGAGCCTTCCATGAACGCACCCAGCAG GACCTACTGAAGTCCTTGCAGGCAGCACTCTCTGGCAACCTGGAGAGGATCGTGGTTGCTCTGCTGCAGCCTGCAGCCCATCTCGATGCCCGGGAATTGAGGACAGCCTTGAAg GGCTCAGGTTCTGCTGAAGATGTGGCCTTGGAAATTCTTGCCACCCGAACCCCACCCCAGCTGCAGGAGTGCCTGGCAGTCTACAAACATA ATTTCCAAGTGGACGCTGCGGAGGACATCAAGTCTGAGACCAGGGGCATCTTGCGGGACTTGCTCCTGGCCCTGGCCAAG GGGGGCCGCGAGGCCTACACTGGAATCATTGACTATAACCTGGCTGCACAGGACATCCAG GCATTAAAGCAGGCTGAAGGACCCAGCACAGAGAGGACGTGGGTCCTTGTCTTCACCCAGCGCAATCCCGAACACCTCGTCCGAG TGTTGAACCAGTACCAGTGGTACACGGGGCatgagttggagaagactgtccGGGCCCGTTTCCATGGAGCCGCCTGTGTGGCTCTGCTCAACCTAG CCTCGGTGATCCGGAACACACCCCTGTACTTTGCTGATAAACTTCATCAAGCCCTCCAG GAGACTGAACCCAATTACCAAGCACTGATGCGCATCCTTATTTCTCGAAGTGAGACTGATCTTCTAAGTATCCGAGCcgagttcagaaaaaaatttggCAAGTCCCTCTACTCTTCCCTCCAG GATGCAGTGAAAGGGGACTGCCGGTCAGCCCTACTAGCCCTGTGCAGGGCGGAAGACCTTTGA
- the ANXA9 gene encoding annexin A9 isoform X4, whose protein sequence is MSVTHEKMGLSLTQEILSHLGLANKTAAWGTLGTLRTFLSFSADKDVQRLLKAIAGQGVDRIAILDVLTNRSREQRQLISRAFHERTQQDLLKSLQAALSGNLERIVVALLQPAAHLDARELRTALKGSGSAEDVALEILATRTPPQLQECLAVYKHNFQVDAAEDIKSETRGILRDLLLALAKGGREAYTGIIDYNLAAQDIQALKQAEGPSTERTWVLVFTQRNPEHLVRVLNQYQWYTGHELEKTVRARFHGAACVALLNLASVIRNTPLYFADKLHQALQETEPNYQALMRILISRSETDLLSIRAEFRKKFGKSLYSSLQDAVKGDCRSALLALCRAEDL, encoded by the exons ATGTCTGTGACCCACGAGAAGATGGGACTCTCCTTGACTCAGGAGATCCTCAGTCACCTGGGCCTTGCCAACAAG ACTGCAGCTTGGGGCACCCTGGGCACCCTCAGGACCTTCTTGAGCTTCAGTGCGGACAAGGATGTACAGAGGCTGCTGAAGGCCATAGCAGGTCAAG GTGTTGACCGTATTGCCATTCTGGACGTGCTGACCAACCGGAGCCGAGAGCAAAGGCAGCTCATCTCTCGAGCCTTCCATGAACGCACCCAGCAG GACCTACTGAAGTCCTTGCAGGCAGCACTCTCTGGCAACCTGGAGAGGATCGTGGTTGCTCTGCTGCAGCCTGCAGCCCATCTCGATGCCCGGGAATTGAGGACAGCCTTGAAg GGCTCAGGTTCTGCTGAAGATGTGGCCTTGGAAATTCTTGCCACCCGAACCCCACCCCAGCTGCAGGAGTGCCTGGCAGTCTACAAACATA ATTTCCAAGTGGACGCTGCGGAGGACATCAAGTCTGAGACCAGGGGCATCTTGCGGGACTTGCTCCTGGCCCTGGCCAAG GGGGGCCGCGAGGCCTACACTGGAATCATTGACTATAACCTGGCTGCACAGGACATCCAG GCATTAAAGCAGGCTGAAGGACCCAGCACAGAGAGGACGTGGGTCCTTGTCTTCACCCAGCGCAATCCCGAACACCTCGTCCGAG TGTTGAACCAGTACCAGTGGTACACGGGGCatgagttggagaagactgtccGGGCCCGTTTCCATGGAGCCGCCTGTGTGGCTCTGCTCAACCTAG CCTCGGTGATCCGGAACACACCCCTGTACTTTGCTGATAAACTTCATCAAGCCCTCCAG GAGACTGAACCCAATTACCAAGCACTGATGCGCATCCTTATTTCTCGAAGTGAGACTGATCTTCTAAGTATCCGAGCcgagttcagaaaaaaatttggCAAGTCCCTCTACTCTTCCCTCCAG GATGCAGTGAAAGGGGACTGCCGGTCAGCCCTACTAGCCCTGTGCAGGGCGGAAGACCTTTGA
- the MINDY1 gene encoding ubiquitin carboxyl-terminal hydrolase MINDY-1 isoform X1, which yields MEHHQPEHPAPGETRTAEAVSPENHKVLSEPKEHPQDKDAKEADGAAGEQEPVDQASLPAQGQDNFESPPPDASSSQPGPARETRPETETAGACSRLQELPQSPRARQPELDFYCVKWIPWKGEQTPIITQSANGPCPLIAIANILFLQWKVKLPPQKEVITSDELMAHLGDCLLSIKPQEKSEGLQLNFQQNVDDAMTVLPKLATGLDVNVRFTGVSDFEYTPECSVFDLLGIPLYHGWLVDPQSPEAVSAVGKLSYNQLVEKIITCKHSSDTNLVTEGLIAEQFLETTAAQLTYHGLCELTAAAKEGELSVFFRNNHFSTMTKHKGHLYLLVTDQGFLQEEQVVWESLHNVDGDSCFCDSDFHLSHSPGKGPGTGGGSGSPEKQRQVDQDYLIALSLQQQQPPPQGTSGLSDLELAQQLQQEEYQQHQAAQAAPARAPSPQGRGAASGRPAAERRQRPKQESDCVLL from the exons ATGGAACACCATCAACCTGAGCATCCAGCCCCTGGTGAGACCAGGACTGCAGAAGCGGTCAGCCCTGAAAACCACAAGGTCTTGTCAGAACCCAAAGAGCACCCTCAGGACAAGGATGCCAAAGAGGCAGACGGGGCAGCTGGAGAGCAGGAGCCAGTAGACCAAGCTTCACTGCCAGCCCAAGGCCAGGATAACTTCGAGTCCCCTCCACCAGATGCTAGTTCAAGCCAACCAGGGCCAGCCAGGGAGACTCGACCTGAGACAGAGACAGCGGGGGCCTGCTCCAGGCTCCAGGAGCTTCCCCAGTCCCCTAGGGCCCGACAGCCTGAGCTAGACTTCTACTGTGTCAAGTGGATCCCCTGGAAAGGAGAACAGACACCTATCATCACCCAGAGCGCCAATGGCCCTTGCCCTCTCATCGCCATTGCGAATATCCTTTTTCTTCAGTGGAAG GTAAAGCTGCCGCCTCAGAAAGAAGTGATCACATCCGACGAGCTCATGGCCCATCTCG GAGACTGCCTTCTGTCCATCAAACCTCAGGAAAAGTCAGAGGGACTTCAGCTTAATTTTCAGCAG AATGTGGACGATGCAATGACAGTGCTGCCTAAACTGGCCACAGGTCTGGATGTCAATGTGCGGTTCACAGGCGTCTCTGATTTTGAGTACACTCCTGAGTGCAGTGTCTTTGACCTCCTTGGCATTCCTCTGTACCATGGCTGGCTTGTTGATCCCCAG AGTCCTGAGGCTGTGAGTGCAGTCGGGAAGCTGAGTTACAACCAGCTGGTAGAGAAGATCATCACCTGCAAGCACTCCAGTGACACCAACCTTGTGACAGAAG GCCTGATTGCAGAGCAGTTTCTGGAGACCACTGCTGCCCAGCTGACCTACCATGGCCTATGTGAACTAACAGCAGCTGCCAAGGAGGGCGAACTTAGCGTCTTTTTCCGGAACAACCACTTCAGCACTATGACTAAGCATAAG GGCCACTTGTACCTACTGGTCACTGACCAGGGCTTTCTCCAGGAGGAGCAAGTGGTGTGGGAGAGCCTGCACAACGTGGACGGAGACAGCTGTTTCTGTGACTCTGACTTTCACCTCAGCCACTCCCCGGGCAAGGGACCCGGAACGGGAGGTGGGAGTGGCTCCCCAGAAAAGCAGCGGCAGGTGGACCAG GACTACCTGATCGCCTTGTccctacagcagcagcagcccccgcCCCAGGGCACATCGGGTCTGAGCGACTTGGAACTGGCCCAGCAGCTTCAGCAAGAGGAGTACCAGCAGCACCAAGCGGCCCAGGCTGCCCCTGCACGGGCCCCATCACCGCAG GGGAGAGGAGCTGCATCTGGACGCCCAGCTGCTGAGCGTCGGCAAAGGCCGAAGCAAGAGTCCGACTGTGTCCTCCTGTAG
- the ANXA9 gene encoding annexin A9 isoform X3 codes for MSVTHEKMGLSLTQEILSHLGLANKTAAWGTLGTLRTFLSFSADKDVQRLLKAIAGQGVDRIAILDVLTNRSREQRQLISRAFHERTQQDLLKSLQAALSGNLERIVVALLQPAAHLDARELRTALKGSGSAEDVALEILATRTPPQLQECLAVYKHNFQVDAAEDIKSETRGILRDLLLALAKGGREAYTGIIDYNLAAQDIQALKQAEGPSTERTWVLVFTQRNPEHLVRVLNQYQWYTGHELEKTVRARFHGAACVALLNLASVIRNTPLYFADKLHQALQETEPNYQALMRILISRSETDLLSIRAEFRKKFGKSLYSSLQVRLGWFLTWSPRASSFTSTLHTVGHIHGLENSWVSG; via the exons ATGTCTGTGACCCACGAGAAGATGGGACTCTCCTTGACTCAGGAGATCCTCAGTCACCTGGGCCTTGCCAACAAG ACTGCAGCTTGGGGCACCCTGGGCACCCTCAGGACCTTCTTGAGCTTCAGTGCGGACAAGGATGTACAGAGGCTGCTGAAGGCCATAGCAGGTCAAG GTGTTGACCGTATTGCCATTCTGGACGTGCTGACCAACCGGAGCCGAGAGCAAAGGCAGCTCATCTCTCGAGCCTTCCATGAACGCACCCAGCAG GACCTACTGAAGTCCTTGCAGGCAGCACTCTCTGGCAACCTGGAGAGGATCGTGGTTGCTCTGCTGCAGCCTGCAGCCCATCTCGATGCCCGGGAATTGAGGACAGCCTTGAAg GGCTCAGGTTCTGCTGAAGATGTGGCCTTGGAAATTCTTGCCACCCGAACCCCACCCCAGCTGCAGGAGTGCCTGGCAGTCTACAAACATA ATTTCCAAGTGGACGCTGCGGAGGACATCAAGTCTGAGACCAGGGGCATCTTGCGGGACTTGCTCCTGGCCCTGGCCAAG GGGGGCCGCGAGGCCTACACTGGAATCATTGACTATAACCTGGCTGCACAGGACATCCAG GCATTAAAGCAGGCTGAAGGACCCAGCACAGAGAGGACGTGGGTCCTTGTCTTCACCCAGCGCAATCCCGAACACCTCGTCCGAG TGTTGAACCAGTACCAGTGGTACACGGGGCatgagttggagaagactgtccGGGCCCGTTTCCATGGAGCCGCCTGTGTGGCTCTGCTCAACCTAG CCTCGGTGATCCGGAACACACCCCTGTACTTTGCTGATAAACTTCATCAAGCCCTCCAG GAGACTGAACCCAATTACCAAGCACTGATGCGCATCCTTATTTCTCGAAGTGAGACTGATCTTCTAAGTATCCGAGCcgagttcagaaaaaaatttggCAAGTCCCTCTACTCTTCCCTCCAGGTGAGGCTTGGCTGGTTCTTAACCTGGAGCCCCAGAGCTTCATCTTTTACCTCCACCCTGCACACAGTGGGGCATATTCatggcctggagaactcctggGTCTCTGGTTAA
- the MINDY1 gene encoding ubiquitin carboxyl-terminal hydrolase MINDY-1 isoform X2, with translation MEHHQPEHPAPGETRTAEAVSPENHKVLSEPKEHPQDKDAKEADGAAGEQEPVDQASLPAQGQDNFESPPPDASSSQPGPARETRPETETAGACSRLQELPQSPRARQPELDFYCVKWIPWKGEQTPIITQSANGPCPLIAIANILFLQWKVKLPPQKEVITSDELMAHLGDCLLSIKPQEKSEGLQLNFQQNVDDAMTVLPKLATGLDVNVRFTGVSDFEYTPECSVFDLLGIPLYHGWLVDPQSPEAVSAVGKLSYNQLVEKIITCKHSSDTNLVTEGLIAEQFLETTAAQLTYHGLCELTAAAKEGELSVFFRNNHFSTMTKHKGHLYLLVTDQGFLQEEQVVWESLHNVDGDSCFCDSDFHLSHSPGKGPGTGGGSGSPEKQRQVDQQQQPPPQGTSGLSDLELAQQLQQEEYQQHQAAQAAPARAPSPQGRGAASGRPAAERRQRPKQESDCVLL, from the exons ATGGAACACCATCAACCTGAGCATCCAGCCCCTGGTGAGACCAGGACTGCAGAAGCGGTCAGCCCTGAAAACCACAAGGTCTTGTCAGAACCCAAAGAGCACCCTCAGGACAAGGATGCCAAAGAGGCAGACGGGGCAGCTGGAGAGCAGGAGCCAGTAGACCAAGCTTCACTGCCAGCCCAAGGCCAGGATAACTTCGAGTCCCCTCCACCAGATGCTAGTTCAAGCCAACCAGGGCCAGCCAGGGAGACTCGACCTGAGACAGAGACAGCGGGGGCCTGCTCCAGGCTCCAGGAGCTTCCCCAGTCCCCTAGGGCCCGACAGCCTGAGCTAGACTTCTACTGTGTCAAGTGGATCCCCTGGAAAGGAGAACAGACACCTATCATCACCCAGAGCGCCAATGGCCCTTGCCCTCTCATCGCCATTGCGAATATCCTTTTTCTTCAGTGGAAG GTAAAGCTGCCGCCTCAGAAAGAAGTGATCACATCCGACGAGCTCATGGCCCATCTCG GAGACTGCCTTCTGTCCATCAAACCTCAGGAAAAGTCAGAGGGACTTCAGCTTAATTTTCAGCAG AATGTGGACGATGCAATGACAGTGCTGCCTAAACTGGCCACAGGTCTGGATGTCAATGTGCGGTTCACAGGCGTCTCTGATTTTGAGTACACTCCTGAGTGCAGTGTCTTTGACCTCCTTGGCATTCCTCTGTACCATGGCTGGCTTGTTGATCCCCAG AGTCCTGAGGCTGTGAGTGCAGTCGGGAAGCTGAGTTACAACCAGCTGGTAGAGAAGATCATCACCTGCAAGCACTCCAGTGACACCAACCTTGTGACAGAAG GCCTGATTGCAGAGCAGTTTCTGGAGACCACTGCTGCCCAGCTGACCTACCATGGCCTATGTGAACTAACAGCAGCTGCCAAGGAGGGCGAACTTAGCGTCTTTTTCCGGAACAACCACTTCAGCACTATGACTAAGCATAAG GGCCACTTGTACCTACTGGTCACTGACCAGGGCTTTCTCCAGGAGGAGCAAGTGGTGTGGGAGAGCCTGCACAACGTGGACGGAGACAGCTGTTTCTGTGACTCTGACTTTCACCTCAGCCACTCCCCGGGCAAGGGACCCGGAACGGGAGGTGGGAGTGGCTCCCCAGAAAAGCAGCGGCAGGTGGACCAG cagcagcagcccccgcCCCAGGGCACATCGGGTCTGAGCGACTTGGAACTGGCCCAGCAGCTTCAGCAAGAGGAGTACCAGCAGCACCAAGCGGCCCAGGCTGCCCCTGCACGGGCCCCATCACCGCAG GGGAGAGGAGCTGCATCTGGACGCCCAGCTGCTGAGCGTCGGCAAAGGCCGAAGCAAGAGTCCGACTGTGTCCTCCTGTAG
- the ANXA9 gene encoding annexin A9 isoform X1: MSVTHEKMGLSLTQEILSHLGLANKTAAWGTLGTLRTFLSFSADKDVQRLLKAIAGQDPDRALPGSRASPHLGSGVDRIAILDVLTNRSREQRQLISRAFHERTQQDLLKSLQAALSGNLERIVVALLQPAAHLDARELRTALKGSGSAEDVALEILATRTPPQLQECLAVYKHNFQVDAAEDIKSETRGILRDLLLALAKGGREAYTGIIDYNLAAQDIQALKQAEGPSTERTWVLVFTQRNPEHLVRVLNQYQWYTGHELEKTVRARFHGAACVALLNLASVIRNTPLYFADKLHQALQETEPNYQALMRILISRSETDLLSIRAEFRKKFGKSLYSSLQVRLGWFLTWSPRASSFTSTLHTVGHIHGLENSWVSG, from the exons ATGTCTGTGACCCACGAGAAGATGGGACTCTCCTTGACTCAGGAGATCCTCAGTCACCTGGGCCTTGCCAACAAG ACTGCAGCTTGGGGCACCCTGGGCACCCTCAGGACCTTCTTGAGCTTCAGTGCGGACAAGGATGTACAGAGGCTGCTGAAGGCCATAGCAGGTCAAG ACCCTGACAGGGCTCTGCCAGGCTCACGGGCCAGCCCTCACCTTGGTTCAGGTGTTGACCGTATTGCCATTCTGGACGTGCTGACCAACCGGAGCCGAGAGCAAAGGCAGCTCATCTCTCGAGCCTTCCATGAACGCACCCAGCAG GACCTACTGAAGTCCTTGCAGGCAGCACTCTCTGGCAACCTGGAGAGGATCGTGGTTGCTCTGCTGCAGCCTGCAGCCCATCTCGATGCCCGGGAATTGAGGACAGCCTTGAAg GGCTCAGGTTCTGCTGAAGATGTGGCCTTGGAAATTCTTGCCACCCGAACCCCACCCCAGCTGCAGGAGTGCCTGGCAGTCTACAAACATA ATTTCCAAGTGGACGCTGCGGAGGACATCAAGTCTGAGACCAGGGGCATCTTGCGGGACTTGCTCCTGGCCCTGGCCAAG GGGGGCCGCGAGGCCTACACTGGAATCATTGACTATAACCTGGCTGCACAGGACATCCAG GCATTAAAGCAGGCTGAAGGACCCAGCACAGAGAGGACGTGGGTCCTTGTCTTCACCCAGCGCAATCCCGAACACCTCGTCCGAG TGTTGAACCAGTACCAGTGGTACACGGGGCatgagttggagaagactgtccGGGCCCGTTTCCATGGAGCCGCCTGTGTGGCTCTGCTCAACCTAG CCTCGGTGATCCGGAACACACCCCTGTACTTTGCTGATAAACTTCATCAAGCCCTCCAG GAGACTGAACCCAATTACCAAGCACTGATGCGCATCCTTATTTCTCGAAGTGAGACTGATCTTCTAAGTATCCGAGCcgagttcagaaaaaaatttggCAAGTCCCTCTACTCTTCCCTCCAGGTGAGGCTTGGCTGGTTCTTAACCTGGAGCCCCAGAGCTTCATCTTTTACCTCCACCCTGCACACAGTGGGGCATATTCatggcctggagaactcctggGTCTCTGGTTAA
- the ANXA9 gene encoding annexin A9 isoform X5: protein MSVTHEKMGLSLTQEILSHLGLANKTAAWGTLGTLRTFLSFSADKDVQRLLKAIAGQDPDRALPGSRASPHLGSGVDRIAILDVLTNRSREQRQLISRAFHERTQQGSGSAEDVALEILATRTPPQLQECLAVYKHNFQVDAAEDIKSETRGILRDLLLALAKGGREAYTGIIDYNLAAQDIQALKQAEGPSTERTWVLVFTQRNPEHLVRVLNQYQWYTGHELEKTVRARFHGAACVALLNLASVIRNTPLYFADKLHQALQETEPNYQALMRILISRSETDLLSIRAEFRKKFGKSLYSSLQVRLGWFLTWSPRASSFTSTLHTVGHIHGLENSWVSG, encoded by the exons ATGTCTGTGACCCACGAGAAGATGGGACTCTCCTTGACTCAGGAGATCCTCAGTCACCTGGGCCTTGCCAACAAG ACTGCAGCTTGGGGCACCCTGGGCACCCTCAGGACCTTCTTGAGCTTCAGTGCGGACAAGGATGTACAGAGGCTGCTGAAGGCCATAGCAGGTCAAG ACCCTGACAGGGCTCTGCCAGGCTCACGGGCCAGCCCTCACCTTGGTTCAGGTGTTGACCGTATTGCCATTCTGGACGTGCTGACCAACCGGAGCCGAGAGCAAAGGCAGCTCATCTCTCGAGCCTTCCATGAACGCACCCAGCAG GGCTCAGGTTCTGCTGAAGATGTGGCCTTGGAAATTCTTGCCACCCGAACCCCACCCCAGCTGCAGGAGTGCCTGGCAGTCTACAAACATA ATTTCCAAGTGGACGCTGCGGAGGACATCAAGTCTGAGACCAGGGGCATCTTGCGGGACTTGCTCCTGGCCCTGGCCAAG GGGGGCCGCGAGGCCTACACTGGAATCATTGACTATAACCTGGCTGCACAGGACATCCAG GCATTAAAGCAGGCTGAAGGACCCAGCACAGAGAGGACGTGGGTCCTTGTCTTCACCCAGCGCAATCCCGAACACCTCGTCCGAG TGTTGAACCAGTACCAGTGGTACACGGGGCatgagttggagaagactgtccGGGCCCGTTTCCATGGAGCCGCCTGTGTGGCTCTGCTCAACCTAG CCTCGGTGATCCGGAACACACCCCTGTACTTTGCTGATAAACTTCATCAAGCCCTCCAG GAGACTGAACCCAATTACCAAGCACTGATGCGCATCCTTATTTCTCGAAGTGAGACTGATCTTCTAAGTATCCGAGCcgagttcagaaaaaaatttggCAAGTCCCTCTACTCTTCCCTCCAGGTGAGGCTTGGCTGGTTCTTAACCTGGAGCCCCAGAGCTTCATCTTTTACCTCCACCCTGCACACAGTGGGGCATATTCatggcctggagaactcctggGTCTCTGGTTAA